Genomic DNA from Brenneria izadpanahii:
CCCAGCCATACGAATACCAGAAGACGCCGCCGAGGGTTCCGGCCAGACTGGAACCGAAATAGTAGGAAAACAGATACATGGAGGATGCCTGGCCTTTTGCACGGCGCGCTCGCTGGCCAATCCAACCGCTGGCGACGGCATGGGCAGCGAAGAAACCGGCGGCGAACATCATCATGCCGAGAAAAACGCACAACAGCGGGCTAAAAGCGGTAATGAACAGGCCTAGCAGCATAATTGCAATGGAGATGCTCAATACCGGCCCCCGGCCATAGCGCGCGGTTAATGCGCCGGCTTTCGGCGAGCTATAGCTTCCTGTCAGATAAACCACGGATAAAAGACCAACCACGGCCTGACTAAGCAGATAGGGTGAGGCCAGCAGACGGTAGCCGATGTAATTAAAGAGGGTAACGAAAGACCCCATCAGCAAAAAACCTTCTAAAAACAGCAATGGCAGCCCGGCATCATGCCAGTGCAGTTTGGCATTCAGCAGTAAGGATTTGGGCCGCAAAGAGCCTGGCCGGAAATGGCGCGACTCCGGCAGAATTTTCCAGAAGGTCAGCGCGGAAATTAACGCCAGAACGCCGATGGCGCCGACAGAAACTCGCCAGGGGAAATAGTCGCTCAATACGCCGCTAACCAGGCGTCCGCTCATGCCGCCAATAGAATTACCGCTGATGTACAGCCCCATGGAAAAGGCCAATACGCTGGGGTGGATCTCTTCGCTCAGATAGCTCATCGCGACGGCCGCCACGCCGCTAAGCGACAGACCGACCATGGCGCGCATGATCAGCACGCCTTGCCAACTGGTCATAAAGGCGCAAATCAACGTACAAATAGAGGCCAGCATTAGCGACACGACCATTACGTTTTTGCGGCCGACGGTATCGGACAGCGGTCCGGTAAATAGTAGTCCGCAGGCCATCGTCCCCGTGGCTACCGAAAGCGACAGGCTGCTGGTCGCCGGGGAAATGGAAAACGCCTGGGAAAGAACCGGCAATAGGGGCTGCACACAGTAAAGCAAGGCAAAAGTGGCCAGGCCGGCTGAAAATAGGGCCAATGTGACGCGCATAAACTGCGGCGTGCCGCGTTTTATATAGGGTTTTTTACCGGTAGCGTTCGATTTAGTTGAAAGCGGTTCCACATCATCAAGGATAGAGACGGATACGGCGTTTGATGCTGGGGTTGAAGGGGTACTCAAAATAATTCCAGGTTTGAAAAAGAAAAGATGGCGCGATCATAGAAGAGCAATATTGTTTTGTATAATATATTAGTCATCATAATTAATACTTATAAGATATGAATATCGAATTACGCCACCTCCGTTATTTTATTGCTGTTGCCGAAGAGCTGCATTTCGGCCGCGCGGCCGAAAAATTGCTTATTTCGCAACCCCCCCTCAGTCAGCAAATACAGATTCTGGAGGAACAGGTCGGGGCGAAGCTGTTAGAACGAAATAATCGTAATGTCCGATTGACCCCCGCGGGCGAAATGTTTTTAAAAGAAGCGTGGTCGATCATCGCGCAGGTTAATCAAGCGGCGGAACGCGCAGCACGAATTCAGCGGGGAGAAATAGGGGAACTGACCATTGGTTTTACTTCATCAGCGCCTTTCATCAAAAAAGTGTCCCGCAGTCTGCTCCGGTTCCGCCAGTCTTTTCCGCAAGTACATATTCAGATGATCGAATTAAACACCAAACAGCAAATCGAACCTTTGCTGAATGGTAAACTTGATATTGGCGTGATGCGCAATAATCCGCTGCCCGATGCGCTGGAACATCAACTGCTGCTGCATGAAGCGCTCGTCGCCGTGGTGCATGAGGAACATCCGTTGGCCACACAGGCCAAAGGACCGATCAGTATTAGTCAATTGGCGAATGAGCCTTTTGTTTTCTTCTCTCGGGCGGTTGGTACGGCGCTGTACGATGAAACGCTGACGTTGCTGAAGAAATATGGGATCACGCCTTATATTACTCAGGAAGTCGGCGAAGCCATGACGATTGTCGGTCTGGTGTCATCCGGCTTAGGCGTATCCATCCTTCCCGCCTCGTTCATGCGGATTAAAGTCGATGGCGTGAAATACTTACAATTAGCGGAAAGTGACGCGATTACCGAAGTATGGTTGGCTACGGCGCGGCATAGGCCGTTAAAAACGGCGGCCGAGACGCTGATTTCGCTTATGCTTAACCGATAATATTTTCAATATGTGCATTAAATCACATAACGAATCAAATATTTGACGGCTTTGGCGAAAAGCTCCAACATAACCTCAGTTTTTTATTTTGCAGCGTGAAAAATAGAATACAGATACCCGTTAGATGTCGAGGTGCAGCGAGAGCCTTAGCGCGACGAAAAGGATAATGGGTATAACCGGTCCCCATCAGCAGTGCTAGCGATAAAAAGTAGGAGCCAGTTTTGTGATTGCCGACGGTCAGCCAGGACATATCGATCAGATTAAACAAATGAATGCCGGTGCAGTATACAGGCTGATCGATAAATATGGCCCGATATCACGTATTGAACTGTCTAAACGTGCGCAATTGGCGCCAGCCAGCATCACCAAAATCGTGCGCGAACTGCTGGAAGCCCATCTGGTTCAGGAAACGGAATATCAGGATGTCGGCAGCCGGGGACGGCCGGCCATCGGGTTGATTCTTGATACACAGGCATGGCATTACCTTTCCGCGCGCATCAATCATAATTCGATCACTCTGGCGTTACGCGATCTGAGCAGCAAACTGGTGGTCGAGGATAGCATTCCTCTTCCGGCGGACCAGCCGCAGCCGCTGCTTCAGCGTATCCTTAACGAAATCGATCAATTCTTTATTCGCTATCAAAATCGGCTGGAACGCCTGACCGCCATTGCGATTACCGCGCCCGGCATGATCGATGCCGCCGCCGGCATTATCCACCGGATGCCGTTTTATGATGTCGAAGAGATGGCGATAGGGCCGGAATTGGAACAGCGGACGGGATTACCTGTTTTCGTACAGCATGATATCTGCGCCTGGACGATGGCCGAAGCGTTGTATGGCGCATCGCGCGGTTGTCAGAACGTCATCCAGGTGGTGATTGACCATAATGTCGGGGCGGGCGTCATTACCGGCGGACGGGTGCTGCATGCCGGGAGCCGTAACCTGGTCGAGATAGGGCACACGCAGGTCGATCCTTATGGCAAGCGCTGTTATTGCGGCAATCACGGTTGTCTTGAGACGGTCGCCAGCACGGCAAGTATGCTGGAACTGGCGCAGCAGCGGATGAATGCGTCGATGAGTTCATTGCTGCATGGCTCGCCATTGACGGTTGATAGCCTTTGTGACGCCGCGCTGAGAGGCGATCAACTGGCAAGAGACATTATTAACGATGTGGGTAATAACGTCGGACGAATTGTTGCCATCATGGTTAATTTATTTAATCCCGATAAAATTCTGGTCGGCTCTCCGCTAAATAAAGCCGCCGGTATTTTATATCCGGCCATTATGGGCTGCATTCATCAACAGTCTTTTCCGCCTTATAGCCACAACATTAAGGTAGAAGCGACCCAGTTTTATAATCAAGGCACGATGCCCGGCGCGGCATTGGTTAAAGATGCATTGTATAACGGGTCGTTACTGGTGAAATTGTTGCAGGGTTAAAGTTAAACGTTCAAATTAATATTTTTCTGTTCGGAAGCGCAGAAAAACAAAACATTGAGCTAACGCAAACTGCCCGAATGGCGCTTCGCCTAGACTTCCACCATTGGATAGCATTTCTGTTGTGCTTGTTATTTTCAGGTGGCCCCCCGGAGTTTTCTCATGTTGAACCGCATTTTTGTCACAGGTACTGATACTGCAGTCGGTAAAACTGTTGTATCCAAAGCGTTATTGCAGAAATTAGCAATGACCGGAAAATCAGTGGCGGGCTATAAACCAATAGCAAAAGGGTGTGTGGAAACGGAAGAGGGGTTACAGAATAAAGATGCGCTGTTGCTACAGGCGGCGTCTTCTATTCGTCTACCCTATGCGGCGGTAAATCCGATTACGCTGAGCGAGGATGAAATCAGCGCGAGTGAACAACCGATTAACTACAGTTCGATGACGCAGGGATTACAGCACTTAAGCGATATAGCCGACGTCGTTGTGGTTGAAGGCAGCGGCGGTTGGCGTACATTGATGAACGATCTGCGCCCTTATTCTGAATGGGTCGTTCAGGAACAACTTCCGGTCGTTTTAGTCGTCGGTATTAAATTGGGCTGTATCAGCCATGCATTATTAACCGCTCAAGCC
This window encodes:
- the bioD gene encoding dethiobiotin synthase, encoding MLNRIFVTGTDTAVGKTVVSKALLQKLAMTGKSVAGYKPIAKGCVETEEGLQNKDALLLQAASSIRLPYAAVNPITLSEDEISASEQPINYSSMTQGLQHLSDIADVVVVEGSGGWRTLMNDLRPYSEWVVQEQLPVVLVVGIKLGCISHALLTAQAIINDGLPLAGWVANRINPGLANYADIITVLRKKIPAPQLGELPYLPRAEQRDLSSYIDLSALDY
- a CDS encoding LysR family transcriptional regulator, which encodes MNIELRHLRYFIAVAEELHFGRAAEKLLISQPPLSQQIQILEEQVGAKLLERNNRNVRLTPAGEMFLKEAWSIIAQVNQAAERAARIQRGEIGELTIGFTSSAPFIKKVSRSLLRFRQSFPQVHIQMIELNTKQQIEPLLNGKLDIGVMRNNPLPDALEHQLLLHEALVAVVHEEHPLATQAKGPISISQLANEPFVFFSRAVGTALYDETLTLLKKYGITPYITQEVGEAMTIVGLVSSGLGVSILPASFMRIKVDGVKYLQLAESDAITEVWLATARHRPLKTAAETLISLMLNR
- a CDS encoding MFS transporter, producing MLDDVEPLSTKSNATGKKPYIKRGTPQFMRVTLALFSAGLATFALLYCVQPLLPVLSQAFSISPATSSLSLSVATGTMACGLLFTGPLSDTVGRKNVMVVSLMLASICTLICAFMTSWQGVLIMRAMVGLSLSGVAAVAMSYLSEEIHPSVLAFSMGLYISGNSIGGMSGRLVSGVLSDYFPWRVSVGAIGVLALISALTFWKILPESRHFRPGSLRPKSLLLNAKLHWHDAGLPLLFLEGFLLMGSFVTLFNYIGYRLLASPYLLSQAVVGLLSVVYLTGSYSSPKAGALTARYGRGPVLSISIAIMLLGLFITAFSPLLCVFLGMMMFAAGFFAAHAVASGWIGQRARRAKGQASSMYLFSYYFGSSLAGTLGGVFWYSYGWAGITAFLATLLFIALLVSVRLKQLS
- the mlc gene encoding sugar metabolism global transcriptional regulator Mlc is translated as MIADGQPGHIDQIKQMNAGAVYRLIDKYGPISRIELSKRAQLAPASITKIVRELLEAHLVQETEYQDVGSRGRPAIGLILDTQAWHYLSARINHNSITLALRDLSSKLVVEDSIPLPADQPQPLLQRILNEIDQFFIRYQNRLERLTAIAITAPGMIDAAAGIIHRMPFYDVEEMAIGPELEQRTGLPVFVQHDICAWTMAEALYGASRGCQNVIQVVIDHNVGAGVITGGRVLHAGSRNLVEIGHTQVDPYGKRCYCGNHGCLETVASTASMLELAQQRMNASMSSLLHGSPLTVDSLCDAALRGDQLARDIINDVGNNVGRIVAIMVNLFNPDKILVGSPLNKAAGILYPAIMGCIHQQSFPPYSHNIKVEATQFYNQGTMPGAALVKDALYNGSLLVKLLQG